From Hippea alviniae EP5-r, the proteins below share one genomic window:
- the acs gene encoding acetate--CoA ligase has product MTKNKIKVPRDFLSKANLKYDEYVKLCKWAEDDFEGFWDYFAKREISWFEPYKKVFDDSNAPFYKFFVGGKLNMCYNCVDRHVTTRKKNRAAIIWESEQGESRILTYRELQYQVNKFANVLKTLGVKKGDVVVIYMPMIPELPIAMLACAKIGAIHSVVFAGMSAVALNERIKDAKSSVIVTADGGFRAGKTIPLKENVDKAVEKLKFVKYVVVVRHADRDISMKTLRDFWWQDLMSDPDYAKPYCEPEPMDAEDPLFLIYTSGSTAKPKGVVHTTAGYLLWRILTARWVFDLKEEDTFWSTANIGWISGHSYTLYGPLSIGSTTFIYEGMPLYPTPAQWWYLVEKYKINVMYTAPTAIRALMRRGEEWLKKYDLSSLRLLTTGGERLNEAAWLWYWEHVGGKRCPVIDAYGQTETAGHMISALPVVDQKPGSVGIAVPGIFPDIVDDDGNIITEPDKTGHLVLKKPWPSMVRTLWNDDEGYKELYWGKFNGKYYYTGDLAYKDEDGYFWMEGRADDVVNVSAHRIGCAEIESALTSCKYVAEAAIVGRPNEITGEEVFAFVVLKEGVDKTRHDEIVRRLREYVEEMVSPIAKPSEVVFVDALPKTRSGKVVRRILKAIASGKPIEQDLSTLEDISVIDRIKKAVEDRSMEFKKEG; this is encoded by the coding sequence ATGACAAAAAACAAAATCAAAGTTCCAAGGGATTTTTTATCTAAAGCAAACCTAAAATACGATGAGTATGTGAAACTGTGCAAATGGGCAGAAGATGATTTTGAAGGTTTTTGGGACTATTTTGCAAAGAGAGAGATAAGCTGGTTTGAGCCATATAAAAAGGTGTTTGATGACTCAAATGCTCCGTTTTATAAGTTTTTCGTCGGTGGCAAGCTTAATATGTGTTATAACTGCGTTGATAGGCATGTAACAACACGAAAGAAAAACAGGGCTGCTATAATCTGGGAAAGCGAGCAGGGTGAATCAAGGATTTTGACTTACAGGGAATTGCAGTATCAGGTTAATAAGTTTGCCAATGTTCTAAAGACTTTGGGTGTGAAAAAGGGCGATGTTGTTGTTATCTATATGCCAATGATACCAGAACTTCCTATAGCTATGCTTGCATGTGCGAAGATTGGAGCTATACATTCAGTTGTATTTGCCGGAATGAGTGCTGTTGCGTTGAATGAGAGAATTAAAGATGCCAAAAGTTCTGTTATCGTTACAGCAGACGGCGGGTTTAGAGCAGGAAAGACAATTCCTTTGAAGGAGAATGTGGATAAAGCCGTTGAAAAGCTGAAGTTTGTTAAGTATGTGGTGGTTGTAAGACATGCAGATAGAGATATCTCGATGAAGACATTAAGGGATTTCTGGTGGCAGGATTTGATGAGCGACCCTGATTATGCGAAACCTTACTGCGAGCCAGAGCCAATGGATGCAGAAGACCCACTCTTTCTTATTTATACTTCTGGTTCGACTGCAAAACCAAAGGGAGTTGTTCATACAACTGCAGGTTATCTTTTGTGGAGAATTTTAACTGCCCGTTGGGTGTTTGATTTAAAAGAAGAAGATACTTTTTGGTCAACGGCAAATATAGGTTGGATTTCTGGACACTCTTACACATTGTATGGGCCACTTTCCATAGGCTCAACAACTTTTATTTACGAAGGTATGCCGCTTTATCCTACTCCTGCTCAGTGGTGGTATTTAGTTGAGAAATACAAGATAAATGTCATGTACACAGCACCAACGGCAATAAGAGCACTAATGAGAAGAGGGGAAGAGTGGCTTAAAAAATACGACTTGTCATCTTTGAGACTGCTTACAACAGGTGGAGAGAGACTAAACGAAGCCGCATGGCTCTGGTATTGGGAGCATGTGGGCGGTAAGAGATGCCCTGTTATAGATGCATACGGTCAAACAGAAACGGCAGGGCATATGATTTCGGCTTTACCTGTAGTTGACCAAAAGCCCGGTAGTGTCGGTATTGCCGTTCCTGGTATATTTCCTGATATAGTTGACGATGACGGTAATATAATAACAGAGCCAGACAAAACAGGTCATCTTGTGCTTAAGAAACCGTGGCCTTCAATGGTTAGAACACTGTGGAATGATGATGAAGGGTATAAAGAGCTCTATTGGGGCAAGTTTAACGGCAAGTATTACTATACTGGAGACCTTGCTTATAAGGATGAAGATGGCTATTTCTGGATGGAAGGCAGGGCTGATGATGTTGTTAATGTCTCTGCTCACAGAATTGGGTGTGCTGAGATTGAGAGTGCTCTAACAAGTTGCAAGTATGTTGCCGAAGCTGCTATAGTTGGAAGGCCGAATGAGATAACAGGGGAAGAAGTGTTTGCCTTTGTTGTGCTTAAAGAAGGTGTGGATAAGACAAGGCACGACGAGATAGTAAGAAGATTGAGAGAGTATGTTGAGGAGATGGTATCGCCAATTGCAAAACCGTCGGAAGTTGTGTTTGTTGATGCTCTGCCAAAGACAAGGTCTGGCAAGGTTGTAAGAAGGATTTTAAAAGCTATAGCGTCTGGCAAACCTATAGAACAAGACTTATCGACACTTGAAGATATAAGCGTAATTGATAGAATTAAAAAGGCTGTGGAAGATAGAAGTATGGAGTTCAAAAAGGAGGGCTAA
- a CDS encoding MTH1187 family thiamine-binding protein has translation MSVLVEFAMFPTDKGESVSSYVSRIIDVIDKSGFEYKLTPMGTVFETETMEDALDLIKKAYDVLEPDCNRIYSTIKFDIRKNRSNRMKQKIASIESKLNKEVKK, from the coding sequence ATGTCCGTTCTTGTTGAGTTTGCCATGTTTCCAACAGATAAAGGAGAGAGTGTTAGCTCTTATGTGTCAAGGATTATAGATGTTATAGATAAAAGTGGGTTTGAGTATAAACTTACGCCTATGGGAACGGTATTTGAAACAGAAACAATGGAAGATGCTTTGGATTTGATAAAGAAGGCTTATGATGTTTTAGAACCCGACTGCAATCGAATATACTCAACAATTAAGTTTGATATACGAAAAAACAGGTCAAATAGAATGAAGCAGAAGATAGCGTCTATTGAATCAAAGCTGAACAAAGAAGTTAAAAAGTGA
- a CDS encoding DNA recombination protein RmuC encodes MIYALAILIAVVIVGFVGLFVWQRKYFAQIQDKLTNTLIEVSKENQKQIEHAKESSVELLKATEQLKGTLKDELYERFKDIGEKFDNISIKISSALFEQAKKNTDELDKFMQLVEEKLVMISDKVDERLKVGFENVDKTFKDIIEGIARISEAQRKIEELSSEVVSLQKILDDKKRRGGFGEVRLELILESVFGESRELYDIQVKLKKNGKEYIADAIIKAPQVGLIAIDSKFPLENYQRMINAEGNEYREFKRAFENDLKKHIDDIADKYIIKGTTADMAVMFLPAEAIFATVNAHHSDIVAYAYSRRVWIASPTTLMALLTTISAAVRDMKIHQQAKNIQNELMKLSEEFDRYRKRWEKLLKDVDRLHKDAADIDTTTQKIVKAFERIEKVEFEEVKSIKDGTD; translated from the coding sequence GTGATATACGCGTTAGCTATTCTGATTGCTGTTGTTATAGTTGGATTTGTTGGGCTTTTTGTGTGGCAAAGGAAGTATTTTGCTCAGATTCAAGATAAGCTTACAAACACGCTTATTGAAGTGTCTAAGGAGAATCAGAAGCAAATAGAACATGCAAAGGAGTCAAGTGTTGAGCTTTTGAAGGCCACAGAGCAGCTTAAGGGAACACTTAAGGATGAGTTGTATGAGAGATTTAAGGATATAGGTGAGAAGTTTGATAATATATCGATAAAGATAAGTAGCGCCTTATTTGAGCAGGCTAAGAAGAATACAGATGAGCTTGATAAGTTTATGCAGCTTGTTGAAGAGAAACTTGTGATGATTAGCGATAAGGTTGATGAGAGACTGAAGGTTGGTTTTGAAAATGTTGATAAAACATTCAAGGATATTATTGAAGGCATAGCAAGGATATCAGAAGCTCAAAGGAAAATAGAAGAGTTAAGCTCAGAAGTTGTATCTCTTCAGAAGATTTTGGACGATAAAAAAAGGCGTGGTGGATTTGGTGAAGTAAGGCTTGAGTTGATTTTGGAGAGTGTGTTTGGCGAGTCAAGAGAGCTTTACGATATTCAGGTAAAGCTTAAGAAGAACGGAAAAGAATACATAGCAGATGCTATAATTAAAGCACCTCAAGTTGGTTTGATAGCGATTGATTCAAAGTTTCCACTTGAAAATTACCAAAGGATGATAAATGCAGAAGGCAACGAGTATCGTGAGTTTAAAAGGGCTTTTGAAAACGATTTGAAGAAGCATATAGATGACATAGCGGATAAATACATAATCAAAGGAACAACAGCAGATATGGCTGTTATGTTCTTGCCGGCTGAAGCAATATTTGCAACTGTAAACGCACACCATTCTGATATAGTTGCGTATGCTTATTCAAGAAGAGTTTGGATAGCATCACCCACCACGCTTATGGCTCTTCTTACAACCATCTCTGCAGCGGTAAGGGATATGAAGATTCATCAACAGGCTAAAAATATTCAAAATGAGTTGATGAAATTATCCGAAGAATTTGATAGATATAGAAAGAGATGGGAGAAGCTTTTGAAAGATGTTGATAGGTTGCATAAGGATGCAGCTGATATAGACACGACGACACAGAAGATTGTAAAAGCGTTTGAGAGAATAGAGAAGGTTGAGTTTGAAGAAGTAAAGAGCATAAAAGATGGCACAGATTAA
- a CDS encoding metal-dependent transcriptional regulator, translating into MAQIKLTPSTEDYIKAIYRISQNSKVVRIKDVSKNLNVKMPSVVNAVKTLEEKGLVIHESYGYIELTPEGEKIGRELSYRYDTLVDFLVNVLQVDVRVAEEDACAIEHYLHPETTDRIVKFLSFLRLTPDGEPGWLRKFKLFLKTGKKDCDKLK; encoded by the coding sequence ATGGCACAGATTAAGTTAACACCTTCAACGGAAGATTATATAAAGGCGATTTATAGAATATCTCAAAATTCAAAGGTTGTTAGAATAAAGGATGTATCAAAGAATCTCAATGTGAAGATGCCGTCTGTTGTAAATGCAGTAAAAACGCTCGAAGAGAAAGGGCTCGTTATACACGAGAGCTATGGGTATATAGAGCTTACACCTGAAGGAGAAAAAATAGGCAGAGAGTTGAGTTATCGTTATGATACGCTTGTGGATTTTTTGGTGAATGTGCTTCAGGTTGATGTTAGGGTTGCAGAAGAAGATGCCTGTGCTATTGAGCATTATCTTCATCCAGAGACAACGGACAGGATAGTGAAGTTTCTAAGCTTTTTAAGGTTGACACCAGATGGTGAGCCTGGTTGGCTTAGAAAGTTTAAGTTATTTCTAAAGACAGGTAAGAAGGATTGCGATAAATTGAAATAA
- a CDS encoding EAL domain-containing protein: protein MINVAREKNLKSKFFIYFIIALVILLFSFSGVFYKEKQFLEKKAENLYRDKYTELIVLYLNSSLKHINNTAKDWGIWNDTYNFVITKNKQYVKDNFPGNTLKNLGIDYMLFFDRKGFVFGVGRDDSSLNTNPLGFVPVKVSRGFVRVNGIVYFYASSKILPSDGYGSSRGVLVVLKRVRVDKLKKYIESIKMGSVPCCYEITRKNDLKLGFYSKNGIQYIVLFDINDKPIASLLFSLQPSILHYIYRFITINIFGLAVIFIFLSGGLIYFGVSKYFIRKLDKLSKRIEDVPANLDVLYDKEIVEKEFEPILETVFKLVERIKESEYMFEKIADIIPAGIIICGEKIVYANRYAKEVIGSEIVGRDIRDVLQKEDQEVFAKNIERRRKGEQFTTTHILKLNTPSHVIVYAVSTSVKYKGEYLSLSTFVNITEIFTLKEKYQRIVEHLPYGVFHKIVEIEDEDVKNEKNLYISKEIKEITLYDEEEVSSLKSWESYIVSGEIDKIKKLIESGKAEYEYRMRKKDGKIIWVKDVSIVLSKEKNRYEILNIIEDITKRKKISMFYQTLYRINAIKVKSEREDELLNSICTCLAVTCAFKFVWIGKVEDNKVKPLFEYGDRSLSDAFKNYSWISPYIKNDSLFNFSNDSISYYSATLPIVIDNKVEYTLNVYSEIFSIFDDEFLDLLKQLASDIGDSIKRIRYRKELLYEFYHDKLTGLKNFTSLNEKIGNISKGSLIYLRVDNLLTLNQVYGIEFSNRVIKKIGRLIAGKIEDKGEVFKIPGNRFAVFLNETDRDELLNIVESIKSATAEIVLDDNKVQVTLSVGISVYPDLVSDKKDFIISAETALVKAKQTGRVEFYSEDIRKIIEEHFRISNYIKTALKENRFFFHYQPVLDLNNGKITKCEALIRLKDEDGKMVSPEKFISIAEQMNLIRDITLLVVDKVLKQTEKIPDIDVAINISAKDINDRALLKAIKDKLTHTNRRGFSIEITERDIVENISRASEFVKELRKLGIKVEIDDFGVKYSSLNRLIEMEFDVIKIDKTLVDIIGNRKAERVIEYIVELAHSLGAKIQAEGVETKEQFDFLRKINCDYIQGYYISKPLDFDQFLSFIGRYNAS from the coding sequence GTGATAAATGTGGCAAGAGAAAAGAATTTAAAATCAAAATTTTTTATCTATTTTATTATAGCATTAGTTATTTTGCTGTTTTCTTTTTCTGGTGTATTCTATAAAGAAAAGCAATTTTTGGAGAAGAAAGCAGAAAATCTTTATAGGGATAAATATACCGAGCTTATTGTTCTATATTTAAACTCTTCTTTGAAACATATAAACAATACGGCTAAAGATTGGGGAATATGGAATGATACCTATAACTTTGTGATAACAAAAAATAAGCAGTATGTGAAAGATAATTTTCCTGGAAATACACTTAAAAATCTTGGCATAGATTATATGTTGTTTTTTGATAGAAAAGGGTTTGTTTTTGGTGTGGGTAGAGATGATTCCTCACTTAACACTAATCCTTTGGGATTTGTTCCCGTAAAAGTTTCTCGTGGTTTTGTTAGAGTAAACGGTATTGTTTATTTTTATGCTTCAAGCAAGATTTTACCTTCTGATGGTTATGGTAGTTCTCGTGGTGTTTTGGTTGTGTTGAAAAGGGTTAGAGTAGATAAATTGAAGAAGTATATAGAATCTATAAAAATGGGTTCTGTTCCTTGCTGTTATGAAATTACACGAAAAAATGACTTAAAATTGGGTTTTTATTCCAAGAACGGTATTCAATATATAGTTTTATTTGATATTAATGATAAACCAATTGCGAGTTTGTTGTTCTCATTGCAACCAAGTATTCTGCACTATATATACAGGTTTATAACGATTAATATATTTGGCCTGGCCGTTATCTTTATATTTTTGAGTGGTGGTTTAATATATTTTGGAGTGTCTAAGTATTTCATTAGAAAACTGGATAAGCTTTCTAAGAGAATAGAGGATGTTCCAGCCAATCTTGATGTTCTTTACGATAAAGAAATTGTAGAAAAAGAATTTGAACCTATTTTAGAAACTGTATTTAAGCTTGTTGAAAGAATAAAAGAGAGCGAATATATGTTTGAGAAGATAGCAGATATAATACCTGCTGGCATAATAATATGTGGAGAGAAAATAGTTTATGCTAATAGATATGCTAAAGAAGTTATAGGAAGTGAAATTGTTGGTAGAGATATAAGAGATGTATTGCAGAAAGAAGACCAAGAGGTGTTTGCTAAGAATATAGAAAGGAGAAGAAAAGGAGAGCAATTTACCACAACTCATATTCTAAAATTAAACACTCCTTCCCATGTGATAGTTTATGCTGTATCTACAAGCGTAAAATATAAGGGTGAATATTTGAGTCTTTCAACATTTGTCAACATAACGGAAATTTTTACATTGAAAGAGAAGTATCAGAGAATTGTAGAACATTTGCCCTACGGGGTTTTTCATAAAATAGTAGAGATTGAAGATGAGGATGTAAAAAATGAGAAAAATCTTTATATCTCTAAAGAGATAAAAGAAATAACGCTTTACGATGAAGAAGAGGTTAGTAGCCTAAAAAGCTGGGAAAGCTATATAGTTAGTGGTGAAATAGACAAAATAAAAAAACTTATTGAGAGTGGTAAGGCAGAATATGAATACAGAATGAGAAAAAAAGACGGCAAAATAATATGGGTGAAGGATGTTTCTATAGTTTTAAGTAAAGAAAAAAACAGATATGAGATACTCAATATAATTGAGGATATAACTAAAAGAAAAAAGATTTCCATGTTTTATCAAACTCTTTACAGGATAAATGCAATAAAGGTTAAATCCGAAAGGGAAGATGAACTACTAAATTCAATTTGTACATGTCTTGCGGTTACATGTGCTTTTAAGTTTGTGTGGATAGGGAAAGTCGAAGACAATAAAGTTAAACCTCTGTTTGAATATGGGGACAGAAGTTTATCAGATGCGTTTAAAAATTACTCTTGGATATCTCCCTACATAAAGAATGATTCCTTATTCAATTTTTCTAATGATAGTATTTCTTATTATAGTGCCACTCTACCAATTGTTATAGACAATAAAGTTGAGTATACGCTTAATGTGTATAGTGAGATATTCAGTATTTTTGATGATGAATTTCTTGATTTGCTTAAGCAACTTGCAAGCGATATAGGAGATTCTATAAAGAGAATAAGATATAGGAAAGAGTTGCTGTATGAGTTTTATCACGATAAACTCACAGGTTTAAAGAACTTTACATCACTAAATGAGAAAATAGGAAATATAAGCAAAGGTTCGTTGATTTACTTGAGAGTAGATAACCTGCTTACATTAAATCAAGTATATGGAATAGAATTCTCAAATAGGGTAATAAAGAAGATCGGCAGACTTATAGCTGGCAAAATAGAAGATAAAGGTGAAGTATTTAAAATTCCGGGGAATAGGTTTGCTGTGTTTTTAAACGAGACAGATAGGGACGAGTTATTGAATATCGTAGAAAGTATAAAAAGTGCGACGGCAGAGATTGTTTTAGATGACAATAAGGTTCAGGTGACTTTGAGTGTAGGAATAAGTGTATATCCTGATTTAGTTAGCGATAAAAAAGATTTCATAATATCAGCTGAGACTGCTTTGGTAAAAGCTAAGCAAACAGGAAGAGTTGAATTTTATTCTGAGGATATAAGAAAAATTATAGAAGAACATTTTAGAATAAGCAATTATATTAAGACAGCCTTGAAAGAGAATAGATTTTTCTTTCATTATCAGCCTGTTTTGGACTTAAATAATGGCAAGATAACAAAGTGCGAAGCACTTATAAGGCTTAAAGATGAGGATGGTAAAATGGTAAGCCCAGAGAAGTTTATATCTATAGCCGAACAAATGAATTTAATAAGGGATATTACTCTTTTAGTTGTAGATAAAGTTCTTAAACAAACCGAGAAGATTCCTGACATAGATGTAGCAATAAACATTAGTGCAAAAGATATAAATGATAGAGCGTTATTAAAAGCCATAAAGGATAAACTCACTCATACAAACAGAAGGGGTTTTTCTATTGAGATAACAGAGAGAGATATAGTTGAGAACATCTCAAGGGCTTCTGAATTTGTAAAGGAACTCAGAAAATTAGGTATAAAAGTCGAAATAGATGATTTTGGAGTTAAATATTCTTCCCTAAATAGACTGATAGAGATGGAATTTGATGTTATAAAAATAGATAAAACCCTTGTTGATATTATAGGTAATAGAAAAGCTGAAAGGGTTATAGAGTACATTGTTGAACTTGCTCACTCTTTAGGAGCAAAGATACAAGCCGAAGGCGTTGAAACAAAAGAACAGTTCGATTTTTTGAGAAAAATAAATTGCGATTATATTCAAGGTTATTATATAAGCAAGCCATTGGATTTTGACCAATTTTTAAGTTTTATTGGCAGATACAACGCTTCTTGA
- the hemH gene encoding ferrochelatase, with amino-acid sequence MKHQSKKITIVNMGAIEKTIDIPFFLFNMFNDKFILPLPQPIRAFVATMITIARFKETLKILKTTPSPLKKITYKQAELLEKLSNIKTEAAFVYSKPKIAKTDNSTVIAMYNFYSHTTHGKILEKAKQIKPPFCIYNEFFDMVKNRIEKELKSLNPTKTVILLSAHSIPEKHAKKDIYAHDLAVFTRYLDKRLPSKVFLSFQSKLGPIRWLKPATEEKIKELSNLYENLLIFPISFTSENTETTNEIDIRYKNIALKNGYRKFIRINCFNYDKDFTIFLSRSVVSANKT; translated from the coding sequence ATGAAACATCAAAGTAAAAAAATTACAATTGTAAATATGGGTGCAATTGAGAAGACAATAGATATACCATTTTTTCTGTTCAACATGTTTAACGACAAGTTTATACTTCCACTGCCACAACCAATAAGGGCTTTTGTGGCTACAATGATTACAATTGCGCGATTTAAAGAGACCTTAAAAATTCTAAAGACAACACCATCACCACTTAAAAAAATCACTTACAAGCAAGCCGAACTTTTAGAGAAACTCTCTAACATAAAAACAGAAGCGGCATTCGTCTATTCAAAACCAAAAATTGCCAAAACAGACAACTCAACGGTTATAGCAATGTACAATTTCTACTCACACACAACTCATGGAAAAATCTTAGAAAAAGCAAAACAAATCAAACCACCATTTTGTATCTATAACGAATTTTTTGACATGGTAAAAAACAGAATAGAGAAAGAATTAAAAAGTCTAAACCCAACCAAAACAGTCATTCTTCTATCTGCACACTCCATACCAGAAAAACACGCAAAGAAAGACATATACGCACATGATTTAGCAGTATTTACAAGGTATTTGGATAAAAGGCTGCCTTCAAAAGTTTTTCTCTCTTTTCAATCTAAGTTAGGCCCCATCAGGTGGCTAAAACCCGCAACAGAAGAAAAAATAAAGGAACTCTCAAATTTATACGAGAATCTTTTAATTTTTCCCATAAGTTTTACTTCTGAAAACACAGAAACAACGAATGAGATAGATATTAGATACAAAAACATTGCTTTAAAAAATGGTTATAGAAAGTTCATTAGAATAAACTGCTTCAATTATGATAAAGATTTCACAATTTTCTTATCAAGAAGCGTTGTATCTGCCAATAAAACTTAA
- the hemE gene encoding uroporphyrinogen decarboxylase — protein sequence MKQNSFLKTLKGKKTKPTPVWFMRQAGRYLKEYRELKKKYSFLEMCKTPELAAKITLMPLKLGVDALIIFSDILIPLLSVGAEIEYTEGVQPKLDLQRNFEYKGLDNIEFLKDAIKIVKDEQSDIPLLGFAASPFTLLCYLFGGAEFSNIRVFMFSNPEEFKTLMEKTTRLTIDYLNFQLNSGCDAVQLFDSWAGILPANLYKTLVFPYVKEIASNIKAPLIYFVKNSCHINDFLKEIEANCFSIDSRSSLKKIYSSTNKCVQGNLDNAVLLTDRETIKNETLKVLKETEEIPHIFNLSHGILPNTDPDKVKFLTDLVHNETSK from the coding sequence ATGAAGCAAAATAGCTTTCTTAAAACACTTAAAGGCAAAAAAACAAAACCCACGCCTGTCTGGTTCATGCGTCAGGCAGGAAGATATCTGAAGGAATACAGAGAGCTAAAGAAAAAATATTCATTCTTGGAAATGTGCAAAACGCCCGAACTTGCAGCCAAAATAACACTTATGCCTTTGAAATTGGGCGTTGATGCTTTAATCATTTTCAGTGACATACTCATACCGTTGTTGTCCGTTGGTGCAGAAATAGAATACACAGAAGGAGTGCAACCAAAATTAGACCTACAAAGAAACTTTGAATACAAAGGATTGGACAACATAGAGTTTCTAAAAGATGCGATAAAAATAGTAAAAGATGAACAATCAGATATACCACTTCTTGGCTTTGCTGCAAGTCCTTTTACGCTTCTTTGTTATCTATTCGGCGGAGCTGAGTTTTCAAACATAAGGGTATTCATGTTCTCAAACCCAGAAGAGTTCAAAACATTGATGGAAAAGACGACAAGATTAACCATAGATTATCTAAATTTTCAACTGAATAGCGGATGCGATGCGGTTCAACTGTTCGATAGTTGGGCTGGGATATTGCCTGCTAATTTATACAAAACCCTTGTTTTTCCTTATGTAAAAGAGATAGCTTCAAACATAAAAGCCCCACTCATATATTTTGTAAAAAACTCATGCCACATAAACGATTTTTTAAAAGAGATAGAAGCCAACTGTTTCAGCATAGATTCAAGAAGTTCACTAAAAAAGATTTACAGCTCAACAAACAAGTGTGTTCAGGGAAACTTAGACAATGCCGTCTTACTCACAGACAGAGAAACAATAAAAAACGAAACTTTGAAGGTTTTAAAAGAAACCGAAGAGATACCACACATCTTTAACCTTTCTCATGGTATTCTGCCAAATACAGACCCAGATAAGGTAAAGTTTTTAACAGACTTAGTCCACAATGAAACATCAAAGTAA